The following DNA comes from Peromyscus leucopus breed LL Stock chromosome 2, UCI_PerLeu_2.1, whole genome shotgun sequence.
TCCAGTTGTAGAGTTCTAAACAGCGCAGAGAAGGCTTCCATTCTTAGGAAAGCGAGTTGTCAGGAAAGCTATAGAGTACTTAGGACAGTCCAGCCAAATGCCTTAAAGAAACTTTAGGAAATGAGCCACAGAGGGAGTGACATCCCTATCAGGAAGGTTTCTGCAGCGGAAGCAGGAAGCCCTTCTTGTTCAGGAGGTTCTCAGCCACAAGTGTAGAGACAAGTGTAGCAACTGTTGATGCAGTGTGGTGCCAGCTGGATTGACACCAAAGTCATCTAGCTGTTGTAGGTTTTCTTTCCATTGCATTAAGGATTGACACCAAGGTCATCTATCTGTTGTAGGTTTTCTTTCCATTGCATTAGGGATTGACACCAAGGTCATCTAGCTGTTGTAGGTTTTCTTTCCATTGCATTAGACTTATGGCTCATTGAGTTGCAATAGTGGTACCaagaataaagaggaaattttccaaaaaattcaaaaccaaaccaaaagcaaaccaGGGGCTGGGATATAGTTCGgtggtagattgcttgcctaccatgcatgaagccttgggttcaatccctagcatcatCAATAAACAAGTAGACAATTAACTTACAAAATTGAAAAGGCAGAAGGAAGCCCCCAAACTGAGACCTACCCCAGGTAGCATCGTCTCTTCTTGTGTTACCATAGTTGTGGGGAACCAGTCAGGCtgcaggtttattttttattttctggttttttgagacagggtttctctgtgtgaccacactggttgttctggaactcactctgtagaccactgGCCTCcagatcacagagatccactgcctctgtctccagagtgctgggattaaaggcgtgcgccaccatgcctggcaaggcTGTGGCTTCTTGGTGACTACAAGAGTCATGTCATTTTTCACTTGTTCTCATTAAAAAGTTTGCTTGAAACACCTTTTGTTGCCCCATATCCACTATCTCCAACTGCAGGTTCCTGCAGGCCTCTGTACTGCACCCTCTGTGACTCCCCCATTataaccttgaactctctgtgtatAGAACTAGTGGTCTCCATGCCCGTTGCCTTCTAGACTGCGATATTCTGGAAGGTAGGGGTACATCTTCTAAGACTGCATGCCTGTATCCTTCTTGTAACGATCCTAAACTTGGGATATCAGTTTATTGTTTATTAGCCCCTAACCTTGCCCCTTACCCAATACTCGTGTATGGTAAATAAATGCTAGATTAAATATTTGCTAATTGAAAGAatgtttttcctaatttttttttttttttttgactttcagACCCgtaagaaacagaaggaagatgtAGAAGGGGTAGGAACCAGTGATGGAGAAGGAGGGGCTGCTGGGCTCAGCAGTGACCCCAAGAGCCGGGAACAAATGATAAATGATCGAATTGGTTACAAACCCCAACCTAAGCCCAACAACCGCACATCTCAGTTTGGAAACTTTGAGTTTTAGAGATGGATTCTCTTGCATACCAGACCCCTGGAATGGAATAAAATGATGGCGGAAATACAGAACAGATTTAGAGAATTAAGTGTGTACAACCAAGCAGAATGTTTTCTGTCTCCTGCAGGGAGAAATAATGTCTGCGTGAAATTACTGTTCAACTTTTCTGATAAGCTAGAAGCCAAATTCTGGCTGTTTCTGGAAAATTGGACTGTGGAAAGCTtacctgatttttgtttttaaaattaaatatatttttggaaaaaatGTGAGACATCCTTAAACGTAGTAGCAATGAAGTCCCTCGCTCTGAGAGGTAATCGCCATCAGAGGTGATGTCCTTGTCTTTACAAAAGGACCCCAAACCTGGACACTTGGAGTTGATCCCCTGGACTTTCACTTCACTTGTTTATTCAGTATTTGGTGACTGCTGCCCGTCCTGCAAGCAACAGAGATCCCAGATGAGTGTGCTCGTGGCTCTAAccctgcacttggaaggctgaggtagtctcatgagttggaggctagtctgggctacagaatgaagtcttgtctcaaaatgtaaaaacaca
Coding sequences within:
- the Cdc26 gene encoding anaphase-promoting complex subunit CDC26 produces the protein MLRRKPTRLELKLDDIEEFESIRKDLETRKKQKEDVEGVGTSDGEGGAAGLSSDPKSREQMINDRIGYKPQPKPNNRTSQFGNFEF